One window from the genome of Haloprofundus halobius encodes:
- a CDS encoding YbaK/EbsC family protein: MHPRAQAFTERAADAYDLDVTVREFPEGTKTAADAADAVGCEVGQIASSLVFSAANGDAEETLVVAITSGANRVDEAALADELGVPADAVSMADPETIRERIGWAIGGVPPFCHDSEVRTLLDPTLTEYETVWAAAGTPSAVFSLTPESLREHAAATVADVTADTT; the protein is encoded by the coding sequence ATGCATCCTCGCGCACAGGCGTTCACCGAACGCGCCGCCGACGCGTACGACCTCGACGTAACCGTCCGCGAGTTTCCCGAAGGAACGAAAACCGCCGCCGACGCCGCCGACGCCGTCGGCTGCGAGGTGGGGCAGATAGCCAGTAGCCTCGTCTTCTCCGCCGCGAACGGAGACGCCGAGGAGACGCTCGTCGTCGCCATCACGAGCGGCGCGAACCGCGTCGACGAGGCGGCGTTGGCCGACGAACTCGGCGTCCCCGCCGACGCCGTCTCGATGGCGGACCCCGAGACGATTCGCGAACGAATCGGCTGGGCGATCGGTGGCGTCCCGCCGTTCTGTCACGACTCGGAGGTCCGGACGCTTTTGGACCCCACGCTCACCGAGTACGAGACGGTGTGGGCCGCCGCCGGAACGCCGAGCGCCGTCTTTTCGCTCACACCGGAGTCGCTCCGCGAGCACGCCGCCGCCACCGTCGCCGACGTGACCGCTGACACGACGTAA
- a CDS encoding aryl-sulfate sulfotransferase, producing the protein MGSLSDHRRRGAALLVTASLLLVLTFGGSWALSKDTTALTADADGEMTTLVGVQGPGPTGNVTELDANGTALWTMGDAISYLDVSYLENGSVLATYTKSGFERCGRFEPPCKRTGVRIIETKPEPRVVAEWSYPIRTRKDSEVHDAEFLPSGELLVADMEYESIFAVDMRSGERSWTWNASEFYDAPADPTREDWLHINDVDFIGENRYLVSVRNTNQLLVLERNPETNEVGVVEVINEDRDPDVLNQQHNPHWVGDGAVVVADSENDRVVELHRGESGEWRVVWQLSEVDGIPLDWPRDADRLPNGNTLITDSRNDRVVEVSREGDVVASYTVQSLPYEADRVSVGESGGEPYDVSGDDVGDESPQSRDVPVLSLLLDSLHHVLPVPYWLSELHLAAAFLAVGLSGWGTRLLLRG; encoded by the coding sequence ATGGGTTCGCTGAGCGATCACCGTCGTCGCGGAGCAGCCCTCCTCGTCACCGCGTCGTTACTCCTCGTTCTGACGTTTGGTGGGAGCTGGGCGCTCTCGAAGGACACGACGGCTCTCACCGCCGACGCCGACGGAGAGATGACGACGCTCGTCGGCGTCCAGGGGCCCGGCCCGACCGGCAACGTGACCGAACTCGACGCGAACGGCACCGCGCTGTGGACGATGGGGGACGCGATAAGCTACCTCGACGTCAGCTACCTCGAGAACGGCTCGGTGCTCGCCACGTACACGAAGAGCGGCTTCGAGCGGTGCGGTCGGTTCGAGCCGCCGTGTAAGCGCACCGGGGTCCGTATCATCGAAACGAAGCCGGAGCCGCGAGTCGTCGCTGAGTGGAGCTATCCGATCCGAACGCGGAAGGACAGCGAGGTCCACGACGCGGAGTTTCTCCCCTCCGGAGAGCTGTTAGTCGCGGATATGGAGTACGAGAGCATCTTCGCCGTCGACATGAGGTCCGGAGAACGCTCGTGGACGTGGAACGCTAGCGAGTTCTACGACGCGCCGGCGGACCCCACGAGGGAGGACTGGCTCCACATCAACGACGTCGATTTCATCGGCGAGAACCGCTATCTCGTCTCCGTCCGGAACACGAACCAGCTTCTGGTCCTCGAACGGAATCCGGAGACGAACGAGGTCGGCGTCGTCGAGGTCATCAACGAGGACCGCGACCCGGACGTGCTGAATCAGCAGCACAACCCCCACTGGGTCGGTGACGGCGCGGTGGTCGTCGCTGACAGCGAGAACGACCGCGTCGTCGAACTCCACCGCGGCGAGTCGGGCGAGTGGCGGGTCGTCTGGCAGCTCTCGGAGGTCGACGGCATCCCGCTGGACTGGCCGCGCGACGCCGACCGCCTCCCGAACGGCAACACGCTCATCACCGACAGTCGAAACGACCGCGTCGTCGAGGTGAGCCGCGAGGGCGATGTCGTCGCCAGCTACACCGTCCAGTCGTTACCGTACGAGGCCGACCGCGTCTCGGTCGGCGAGTCGGGCGGTGAACCGTACGACGTCTCCGGGGACGACGTCGGCGACGAGTCGCCGCAGAGCCGCGACGTCCCCGTCCTCTCGCTGCTGCTCGATTCGCTCCATCACGTCCTTCCGGTTCCCTACTGGCTCTCCGAACTCCACCTCGCCGCCGCGTTCCTCGCGGTGGGCCTGTCCGGCTGGGGGACGCGCCTCCTACTGCGCGGGTGA
- a CDS encoding putative manganese transporter, with amino-acid sequence MGEFVSFAQTGLPNELFDILLGSVRDGFVQVSAFVAVTVLLFSYVQYRTDGRLVERLESEKKYQPLVGALMGLTPGCGGAIVMMPLYVRGSVSFGTVVATLVATAGDSAFVIIALAPEAGLYAYGLAFVSAVVFGYGIDRFGMGVDRIDRAVARVGRTMTDGGVAAPAVGSQVHHYEDAQGCEVDGSVRDAPILRRVSQAALAVWWVAAAGGLAAGVLYLVRGAPDVPMVADASFAGAFTVFGLVGTTLSFYLYFVGRRYVGHGHVGKARDTFGNVYETLTHAAMETSFVTVWVIAAYLLYEYGLILTGVDLQVFAAAAGVLAPIGAAAVGLIPGCGPQILLATAYAEGAIPFSALTANAISQDGDALFPLIAIDKKAAVVASIYTTIPALVVGVGIHLVFGPMFGFGVL; translated from the coding sequence ATGGGTGAGTTCGTCTCCTTCGCACAGACCGGTCTACCGAACGAACTGTTCGACATCCTCCTCGGGTCGGTCCGCGACGGCTTCGTGCAGGTGAGCGCGTTCGTCGCAGTCACCGTGCTCCTGTTCAGTTACGTCCAGTACCGAACCGACGGCCGACTCGTCGAACGCCTCGAATCCGAGAAGAAGTACCAACCGCTCGTCGGCGCGCTGATGGGACTGACTCCCGGTTGCGGCGGCGCTATCGTGATGATGCCGCTGTACGTCCGCGGCAGCGTCTCCTTCGGGACGGTCGTCGCGACGCTCGTCGCCACGGCGGGCGACTCGGCGTTCGTCATCATCGCGCTCGCCCCCGAGGCGGGACTGTACGCCTACGGTCTCGCCTTCGTCTCCGCGGTCGTCTTCGGCTACGGTATCGACCGCTTCGGGATGGGCGTCGACCGAATCGACCGCGCGGTGGCCCGTGTGGGCCGGACGATGACCGACGGCGGCGTCGCCGCGCCCGCCGTCGGCAGTCAGGTCCACCACTACGAGGACGCCCAGGGCTGCGAAGTCGACGGTAGCGTTCGTGACGCGCCGATACTCCGTCGCGTGAGTCAAGCGGCGCTCGCGGTCTGGTGGGTCGCCGCCGCCGGCGGTCTCGCCGCGGGCGTGCTCTACCTCGTCCGCGGCGCGCCCGACGTGCCGATGGTCGCCGACGCGAGCTTCGCGGGCGCGTTCACCGTCTTCGGCCTCGTCGGTACGACGCTGTCGTTTTACCTCTACTTCGTCGGCCGCCGATACGTCGGCCACGGCCACGTGGGGAAGGCCCGCGACACGTTCGGGAACGTCTACGAGACGCTGACCCACGCAGCGATGGAGACGTCGTTCGTCACCGTCTGGGTCATCGCAGCGTACCTGCTGTACGAGTACGGTCTCATCCTGACCGGCGTCGACCTGCAGGTGTTCGCCGCCGCCGCAGGCGTGCTCGCGCCCATCGGCGCGGCCGCCGTCGGACTGATTCCCGGCTGCGGCCCGCAGATCCTGCTCGCGACGGCGTACGCCGAGGGCGCGATTCCGTTCTCGGCGCTGACGGCGAACGCTATCAGCCAGGACGGCGACGCGCTGTTCCCGCTCATCGCCATCGACAAGAAGGCGGCCGTCGTCGCCAGCATCTACACGACGATTCCCGCGCTCGTCGTCGGCGTTGGCATCCATCTCGTGTTCGGCCCGATGTTCGGATTCGGGGTGCTCTGA